DNA from Verrucomicrobiaceae bacterium:
CAAGGAGCCCTCAGCCACCCCGTCCCGCAGGTCGATCCCGGCATCGAGCTGGTCAACGACAACACCCCGCAGATCAGCCGCATCCAGATCGACCTCCTCGTCAACGCCCTCGCCAACGACATGGCCCGCGTCGCCACCCTGCAATACATGCGCAGCGTCGGCATGGCCCAGATGCGCTGGCTCGGAGTCGAAGAAGGGCACCACAGCCTCTCCCACGACCCCGACGACAAAAAAGACAGCTACGAAAAGCTCAAAAAGATCAACACCTGGTTCGCTGGCGAATTCGCCCACCTCGCCAAGCGCCTCTCCGAGACGCCTGAGCCCGGCCCCGGCGGCGGCAGCATGCTCGACCACACCCTCCTCGTCTGGACGAATGAACTCGGCAAAGGCAACAGCCACACGCTCGATAACATCCCCTACGTCATGATCGGTGGCGGATTCGGCTTCAAAATGGGCCGCAGTCTCCAGTTCGACAAAGCCGCCCACAACCGCCTCTGGCTCAGCGTCGCCCACGCCATGGGCCACGACATCCAGACCTTCGGTAAAGCCGAATTCTGCGAAGGCGGCGCACTCGCGATCTAGAGCCAACTCTGAAAGCCCGACTCGGGTTTAGCCCGGAGATATTCCACTCTCTAAATCTCGGTTGATGCGCACGGTGCGTTTTGATAGCACTCTTGTGCATATGAAAAAGTTTCTCCTGATCTACTGGTGTGCTTCTTTGGTTTCTGCCGCTTTTGGTGAAGAGCCTGCGGAGCTGGTCTCCGTCAGGGCCAGTTACCAAAAACAAATTCAGGCAGCCACCGAGCCGATCAATGCCCGATACCTCAGCTTTCTGGACGATCTCAAAAGACGGCTTGGGGGCAAAGGTGATGTAGAAGGTGCTCTAGCCGTGCAGAAGGAGATGGATGCCATCGCGGCTGTTTCAAAAGCTTCCGAGCGTTTCGAGAGCGACAAAATCGTGATCAGAAACCAAAACAACAACGGCAAAGGCGACCGTGGCACCAAAAAAGTGAACATCAGCCTCCTTGCAGCAGGTCGTGAGGTTTGGAGTCGAAAAGCCGTCAGAGTCGAATGGGATGCAATCAAGGAAGGCTTTGTGGAAGTTTCTGTTCCTAGACTGACAGCGGATACAATCCGCGTCGAAATCACCGAAGCGGTCAATGACCGTGGCGGCCTCAGTGAGATCGAATTCATCCGAGGCGGCAAAAACATCGCCAAACTTGCGGAGGTCAAAACCAGCGCCGTTTGGGAGAATAATCCCAAGCATGCCGGTTCCACGCTCACGGATGGAGTTCCTGGCACCTACTGGCTGCTACCTGACAACCAAGAAGGCTGGGTGGAAATCACGCTGAAACCTTGAGCGTGATGAAAGGTCCGCCACTGGAGAAGCCCAGGATCGCTCTCTGGCACACCGCATGTCCAGCATGGTGACATAGAAACAGCGGATGACAGAAAGGCTCACTACTTCGCCTTGGCTGGCGATGGAGCGGCGGCGTTGGGAACCTCTGCTTGGGCGGGGTCGCTGATGACGGCGGCGTTTTTGTCGTAGGTGAGCTTTCCGCCGCTGAGTTGAGCGATGTATTGCAGTGCCTCGGTGAGGGGGACATTCGCTAGAGTGAGGCTGAATTTCTTTTCCTTCACTTGGGTGCCTTTGACGATGATGTTCGGCGTCACTTTACCTTGGGAGGCGTTTTGGGTGAGCAGGCGCAGACCATCGAGCGCATCGGGCAGAGTCACATCGGTCATTTCGACCTTTGGGAGGATGACGGCGGCATAACTGCGCTCTGGGGACTGAGCTGTATTTTTCGCATTGGCTTGGATGTAGCGCAGGAGATTCTGCGTTTCGGCGTGATTCGGCGCAGCGGCAGCCACTCTGGATAGGTGCTCCTTCGCAGTGACAAAATCACCTTTGTAAAAGGCGGCGCGGCCTTGCTGGTAGATCGCATTGAGGTCATCAGCAGCAGGAGAGGCAGCCATCATCATGAGGACTGCCGTGGGAACGGCACAGACACGGAAGAACGTCGTTTTCATAAGTGTTTGTTTGGGTTGTCGCGGCGGATTGCACCAAATCGCACCCTGGAAGTCAATACCGCTGTTCGTTTCATATCGGCTCAAACTGGTGCTGCCTCGGAGTCTGTCTTTTCGGCATTCAGCATTTGCCCCCGCGCCCCCTTCTCTGCATCCATCCCGCCGCACCATGCCAGCCCCTCAAAAAACCACCCCAGCCGGACCCGTCCATGTTTTCATGGGCAGTGATGAGGCGCGGGTGAAAGAGGCCGCGCTCATGCTGGTGCGCCAGCTCACGCCACCTGAGGCGGGGGATTTTTCGAACGACATCATCGAAGGCACCGCTGACAATGCCGACCACGCCGGCCGCATCTGCTCAGACGTGTGCATGGCGCTGCAGACGCTGCCCTTCTTTGGCGGTGCCAAAGTCGTGTGGCTGAAGAATGCGAACTTCCTCAATGATTCACAAACTGGCAAAGCGCAGGCTGCTGTGGAGGGCTTTGAGCGCATTCTCAGCGTCGTGGAGGCCGGTTTAGGCGCAGATGTGAAATTCGTCATCAGCACCAATGGCATCGACAAACGCCGCACCGCCTTCAAACGCGTCACGAAGCTGGCCAACATCGAAATCTTCGACAAGCCAGATACCTCCCGCGCTGGCTGGGAGGGCCCGGTCATCGCCATCGCCGGAAAAAAGGCCAAAGAGCTCGGCATCACCTTTGAAACTGGGGCGCTGGAGTTGCTGGTGCAGATGGCAGGTGACGACACACGGCAGATGGAGAACGAACTCGAAAAAATAGACCTCTACCTCGGTGAGCGCCGCCGCGCGGGGCTGAAGACCGTGCAGGGCCTCGTCTCCATGAGCCGCGCCGGCGTGCTCTGGGATCTGGGCAACGCCATCGGCAAGCGTGACCTCCAGCGTGCGCTCGATCTGCTCGGCACGCTGATGTATCAGGGCCAAAACGCCATCGGTCTGCTGCTCGCAGCCGTGGTGCCGCGTGTGCGCAGCCTCCTGCTCATCAAAGATCTGGGTAGCCGCTACAAGCTGAATAAATTCAACTACCAGGGCTTCTGCGCCTCACTGGAGGGCCTGCCACAGGCCGCCACGGCGCATCTGCCGCGTAAAAAAGATGGCACCGGCTTCAATGCCTATCCCATGTTCTTAGCCCTGCCAGAGACGGGCAACTTCAGCCTCGATGAACTCCACGCGGCCTTCAAAGCCTGTCTCGATGCGAACGTGAAGCTCGTCACCACATCACTCGATCCGAAGCTCGTACTCGAGCGGCTGCTCATCGGCATGCTGGCGCGGAGGTAGCCTGCTTTTTCATCATGGACTTGCCCGATGTCATCGCTCACTGCCTCAGTCTGCCAAGTGCAGAGGAGACGACGCCCTTTGGCCCTGAAGCGCTCGTTTATAAAGTGGCTGGCAAAATGTTCGCCATCACCATCCCAGAGGACTTTCCCGCCCGCATCAATCTGAAGTGCGACCCCGAGCGTGCCGTGGAGCTGCGTGATGAATACAAAGGCATCCGCCCCGGCTGGCACATGAACAAGAAACACTGGAACACCATCATGCTCGACGGCAGCGTCCCGCCACGCCTCGTGCGTGAGCTGGTGGAGCACTCCTACCAGCTCGTCGTGGCGGGTTTACCTGCAAAGGAGCGGAGTAAGCTCACTCTTTCCGGTCAGAAGAAAGAATCGCGGAGAGCCAAAAAAGCTCCATAAGCGATCCATGCCCCAGCCCACATCCACCACCACCACCGCACAGGTCGATCTGTTCGGCGTGTCTGTGGAAAAGGTGGAGAAAAAGACCGCTGCTGCCGCCAGCGAGCAGCACGGCCGCGTCGTCCGCGTGCAGCTAGAGGGCTCTGCGGCGATCGAGCTCGATTACCTCGTCCCAGAGCGGCTGGATGCAGCGATCATCGTCGGCTCCCGGGTCAATGTGCCACTCCAGGGCCAGCGAGTCGCCGCCGTCGTCATCGCCGTGCTCGCTGACTCTCCGCATCGCGGGAAGCTAAAGGAGATCGCCTCACTCATCGGCACCCGACCGATGTTCACGCCCGGATTGCTCAAGCTGGCGCGGTGGATCGCTGATTACTATGTGGTGCCGCATCATCAGGTGCTACGCACCATGCTCCCCCAGGCCGTGCGGGCGAAACCAGAGACTTTTTTGAGCGATAGCCGCCTCCAGCTCATCCAGATGCCCGATGCGGAAAAATGGGAGAAGCTGCAAAAGACCGCTCCCCTGCAAATCCGCATCCTCGACATGCTACGCAGCGCTGGTGGCGAGCTGCGCCTCAGTGAGCTGCGCCGCGAGCTGCCACAGGCCACCACCGTGATCAAATCCCTGCTCAAAAACGGCTGGATCACCCGCAGTGAAGTCCGCGTGGAGCGTGACCCCTTCCAAAATGAAGAATTCATGCCCTCTGCGCCGCTCCAGCTCACCGAGGAGCAGCAGAGTGCCTTTGACGCCATCTCCGCATCACTCCCGAAGGCGGATGAGGCACGCCCCATCCTCCTCCACGGCGTCACCGGCAGTGGCAAGACGGAGGTCTATCTCCAGATCATCGACAAAGTGCTCGCTCAGGGCAAAACCGCCCTCGTTTTGGTTCCAGAGATCAGTCTCACACCGCAGACCATCGAGCGCTTCAAGGCACGCTTCTCCGCTAAAAAAGACCGCATCGCCGTCCTGCACAGCCATTTGAGCGAGGGCGAGCGCCATGACGAATGGTTCAAGGTGCAGGAAGGCCGCGCAGAGATCGTCATCGGAGCACGCAGCGCCATTTTCGCCCCGTTGGAGAACTTGGGCATCATCATCGTCGATGAAGAGCACGAGCCCTCTTACAAACAGGATGAGACACCGCGCTACCACGCCCGCGATCTCGCCGT
Protein-coding regions in this window:
- the holA gene encoding DNA polymerase III subunit delta, with the protein product MPAPQKTTPAGPVHVFMGSDEARVKEAALMLVRQLTPPEAGDFSNDIIEGTADNADHAGRICSDVCMALQTLPFFGGAKVVWLKNANFLNDSQTGKAQAAVEGFERILSVVEAGLGADVKFVISTNGIDKRRTAFKRVTKLANIEIFDKPDTSRAGWEGPVIAIAGKKAKELGITFETGALELLVQMAGDDTRQMENELEKIDLYLGERRRAGLKTVQGLVSMSRAGVLWDLGNAIGKRDLQRALDLLGTLMYQGQNAIGLLLAAVVPRVRSLLLIKDLGSRYKLNKFNYQGFCASLEGLPQAATAHLPRKKDGTGFNAYPMFLALPETGNFSLDELHAAFKACLDANVKLVTTSLDPKLVLERLLIGMLARR
- a CDS encoding MmcQ/YjbR family DNA-binding protein is translated as MDLPDVIAHCLSLPSAEETTPFGPEALVYKVAGKMFAITIPEDFPARINLKCDPERAVELRDEYKGIRPGWHMNKKHWNTIMLDGSVPPRLVRELVEHSYQLVVAGLPAKERSKLTLSGQKKESRRAKKAP